In a genomic window of Piliocolobus tephrosceles isolate RC106 chromosome 1, ASM277652v3, whole genome shotgun sequence:
- the SLC27A3 gene encoding solute carrier family 27 member 3 isoform X1, which yields MFASGWNQTVPTEEAGSMAALLLLPLLLLLPLLLLKLHLWPQLRWLPADLAFALRALRCKRALRARALAAAAADPEGPEAGCSLAWRLAELARQRPAHTFLIHGSRRFSYSEAERESNRAARAFLRALGWDGGPGGGDSGTRSAGEGERAAPGAGDAAAGSGAGLVGGNGAARGGGAAALLAPGATVALLLPAGPEFLWLWFGLAKAGLLTAFVPTALRRGPLLHCLRSCGARALVLAPEFLESLEPDLPALRAMGLHLWAAGPGTHPAGISDLLAEVSAEVDGPVPGYLSSPQSITDTCLYIFTSGTTGLPKAARISHLKILQCQGFYQLCGVHQEDVIYLALPLYHMSGSLLGVVGCLGIGATVVLKSKFSAGQFWEDCQQHRVTVFQYIGELCRYLVNQPVSKAEHGHKVRLAVGSGLRPDTWERFVRRFGPLQVLETYGLTEGNVATINYTGQQGAVGRASWLYKHIFPFSLIRYDVTIGEPIRDPRGHCVATSPGEPGLLVAPVSQQSPFLGYAGGPELAQGKLLKDVFRPGDVFFNTGDLLVCDDQGFLRFHDRTGDTFRWKGENVATTEVAEVFEALDFLQEVNVYGVTVPGHEGRAGMAALVLRPPHSLDLMQLYTHVSENLPPYARPRFLRLQESLATTETFKQQKVRMAEEGFDPSTLSNPLYVLDQAAGAYLPLTPARYSALLAGDLRI from the exons ATGTTTGCTAGCGGCTGGAACCAGACGGTGCCGACGGAAGAAGCGGGCTCCATGGCTGCCCTCCTGCTGCTGCCCCTGCTGCTGTTGCTACCGCTGCTGCTGCTGAAGCTACACCTCTGGCCGCAATTGCGCTGGCTCCCGGCAGACTTGGCCTTTGCGCTGCGCGCCCTGCGCTGCAAAAGGGCTCTTCGAGCTCGCGCCCTGGCCGCGGCTGCCGCCGACCCGGAAGGTCCCGAGGCGGGCTGCAGCCTGGCCTGGCGCCTCGCGGAACTGGCCCGGCAGCGCCCCGCGCACACCTTTCTCATTCACGGCTCGCGGCGCTTTAGCTACTCGGAGGCGGAGCGCGAGAGTAACAGGGCTGCACGCGCCTTCCTACGTGCGCTCGGCTGGGACGGGGGTCCCGGCGGCGGCGACAGTGGCACGCGGAGCGCTGGAGAAGGCGAGCGCGCGGCGCCGGGAGCCGGAGATGCAGCGGCCGGAAGCGGCGCGGGGCTTGTTGGAGGGAACGGTGCGGCCAGAGGTGGAGGAGCCGCCGCCCTTCTGGCACCTGGAGCAACCGTGGCGCTGCTCCTCCCCGCCGGCCCAGAGTTTCTGTGGCTCTGGTTCGGGCTGGCCAAGGCTGGCCTGCTCACGGCCTTTGTGCCCACCGCCCTGCGCCGGGGCCCCCTGCTGCACTGCCTCCGCAGCTGCGGCGCGCGCGCGCTGGTGCTGGCGCCAG AGTTTCTGGAGTCCCTGGAGCCGGACCTGCCCGCCCTGAGAGCCATGGGGCTTCACCTGTGGGCTGCAGGCCCAGGAACCCACCCTGCTGGAATTAGCGATTTGCTGGCTGAAGTGTCCGCTGAAGTGGATGGGCCAGTGCCAGGATACCTCTCTTCCCCCCAGAGCATAACAGACACGTGCCTGTACATCTTTACCTCTGGCACCACGG GCCTCCCCAAGGCTGCTCGGATCAGTCATCTGAAGATCCTGCAATGCCAGGGCTTCTACCAGCTGTGTGGTGTCCACCAGGAAGACGTGATCTACCTCGCACTCCCACTCTACCACATGTCCGGCTCCCTGCTGGGCGTTGTGGGCTGCTTGGGCATTG GGGCCACAGTGGTGCTGAAGTCCAAGTTCTCAGCTGGTCAGTTCTGGGAAGATTGCCAGCAGCACAGGGTGACCGTGTTCCAGTACATTGGGGAGTTGTGTCGATACCTTGTCAACCAGCCCGTG AGCAAGGCAGAACATGGCCATAAGGTCCGGCTGGCAGTGGGCAGCGGGCTGCGCCCAGACACCTGGGAGCGTTTTGTGCGGCGCTTTGGGCCCCTGCAGGTGCTGGAGACATATGGACTGACAGAGGGCAACGTGGCCACCATCAACTACACAGGACAGCAGGGCGCTGTGGGGCGTGCTTCCTGGCTTTACAAG CACATCTTCCCCTTCTCCTTGATTCGCTATGATGTCACCATAGGAGAACCGATTCGGGACCCCCGGGGGCACTGTGTGGCCACATCTCCAG GTGAGCCAGGGCTGCTGGTGGCCCCGGTAAGCCAGCAGTCTCCATTCCTGGGCTACGCTGGGGGGCCGGAGCTGGCCCAGGGGAAGTTGCTAAAAGATGTCTTCCGGCCTGGGGATGTTTTCTTCAACACTGGGGACCTGCTGGTCTGCGATGACCAGGGCTTTCTCCGCTTCCACGATCGTACTGGAGACACCTTCAG GTGGAAGGGGGAGAATGTGGCCACAACCGAGGTGGCAGAGGTCTTTGAGGCCCTGGATTTTCTTCAGGAGGTGAACGTCTATGGAGTCACTGTGCCAG GGCATGAAGGCAGGGCTGGAATGGCAGCCCTGGTTCTGCGTCCCCCCCACTCTTTGGACCTTATGCAGCTCTACACCCACGTGTCTGAGAATTTGCCACCTTATGCCCGGCCCCGATTCCTCAGGCTCCAG GAGTCTTTGGCCACCACAGAGACCTTCAAACAGCAGAAAGTCCGGATGGCAGAGGAGGGCTTCGACCCCAGCACCCTGTCCAACCCACTGTACGTTCTGGACCAGGCTGCAGGTGCCTACCTGCCCCTCACACCTGCCCGGTACAGCGCCCTCCTGGCAGGGGACCTTCGAATCTGA
- the SLC27A3 gene encoding solute carrier family 27 member 3 isoform X2 gives MFASGWNQTVPTEEAGSMAALLLLPLLLLLPLLLLKLHLWPQLRWLPADLAFALRALRCKRALRARALAAAAADPEGPEAGCSLAWRLAELARQRPAHTFLIHGSRRFSYSEAERESNRAARAFLRALGWDGGPGGGDSGTRSAGEGERAAPGAGDAAAGSGAGLVGGNGAARGGGAAALLAPGATVALLLPAGPEFLWLWFGLAKAGLLTAFVPTALRRGPLLHCLRSCGARALVLAPEFLESLEPDLPALRAMGLHLWAAGPGTHPAGISDLLAEVSAEVDGPVPGYLSSPQSITDTCLYIFTSGTTGLPKAARISHLKILQCQGFYQLCGVHQEDVIYLALPLYHMSGSLLGVVGCLGIGATVVLKSKFSAGQFWEDCQQHRVTVFQYIGELCRYLVNQPVSKAEHGHKVRLAVGSGLRPDTWERFVRRFGPLQVLETYGLTEGNVATINYTGQQGAVGRASWLYKHIFPFSLIRYDVTIGEPIRDPRGHCVATSPGEPGLLVAPVSQQSPFLGYAGGPELAQGKLLKDVFRPGDVFFNTGDLLVCDDQGFLRFHDRTGDTFRWKGENVATTEVAEVFEALDFLQEVNVYGVTVPGA, from the exons ATGTTTGCTAGCGGCTGGAACCAGACGGTGCCGACGGAAGAAGCGGGCTCCATGGCTGCCCTCCTGCTGCTGCCCCTGCTGCTGTTGCTACCGCTGCTGCTGCTGAAGCTACACCTCTGGCCGCAATTGCGCTGGCTCCCGGCAGACTTGGCCTTTGCGCTGCGCGCCCTGCGCTGCAAAAGGGCTCTTCGAGCTCGCGCCCTGGCCGCGGCTGCCGCCGACCCGGAAGGTCCCGAGGCGGGCTGCAGCCTGGCCTGGCGCCTCGCGGAACTGGCCCGGCAGCGCCCCGCGCACACCTTTCTCATTCACGGCTCGCGGCGCTTTAGCTACTCGGAGGCGGAGCGCGAGAGTAACAGGGCTGCACGCGCCTTCCTACGTGCGCTCGGCTGGGACGGGGGTCCCGGCGGCGGCGACAGTGGCACGCGGAGCGCTGGAGAAGGCGAGCGCGCGGCGCCGGGAGCCGGAGATGCAGCGGCCGGAAGCGGCGCGGGGCTTGTTGGAGGGAACGGTGCGGCCAGAGGTGGAGGAGCCGCCGCCCTTCTGGCACCTGGAGCAACCGTGGCGCTGCTCCTCCCCGCCGGCCCAGAGTTTCTGTGGCTCTGGTTCGGGCTGGCCAAGGCTGGCCTGCTCACGGCCTTTGTGCCCACCGCCCTGCGCCGGGGCCCCCTGCTGCACTGCCTCCGCAGCTGCGGCGCGCGCGCGCTGGTGCTGGCGCCAG AGTTTCTGGAGTCCCTGGAGCCGGACCTGCCCGCCCTGAGAGCCATGGGGCTTCACCTGTGGGCTGCAGGCCCAGGAACCCACCCTGCTGGAATTAGCGATTTGCTGGCTGAAGTGTCCGCTGAAGTGGATGGGCCAGTGCCAGGATACCTCTCTTCCCCCCAGAGCATAACAGACACGTGCCTGTACATCTTTACCTCTGGCACCACGG GCCTCCCCAAGGCTGCTCGGATCAGTCATCTGAAGATCCTGCAATGCCAGGGCTTCTACCAGCTGTGTGGTGTCCACCAGGAAGACGTGATCTACCTCGCACTCCCACTCTACCACATGTCCGGCTCCCTGCTGGGCGTTGTGGGCTGCTTGGGCATTG GGGCCACAGTGGTGCTGAAGTCCAAGTTCTCAGCTGGTCAGTTCTGGGAAGATTGCCAGCAGCACAGGGTGACCGTGTTCCAGTACATTGGGGAGTTGTGTCGATACCTTGTCAACCAGCCCGTG AGCAAGGCAGAACATGGCCATAAGGTCCGGCTGGCAGTGGGCAGCGGGCTGCGCCCAGACACCTGGGAGCGTTTTGTGCGGCGCTTTGGGCCCCTGCAGGTGCTGGAGACATATGGACTGACAGAGGGCAACGTGGCCACCATCAACTACACAGGACAGCAGGGCGCTGTGGGGCGTGCTTCCTGGCTTTACAAG CACATCTTCCCCTTCTCCTTGATTCGCTATGATGTCACCATAGGAGAACCGATTCGGGACCCCCGGGGGCACTGTGTGGCCACATCTCCAG GTGAGCCAGGGCTGCTGGTGGCCCCGGTAAGCCAGCAGTCTCCATTCCTGGGCTACGCTGGGGGGCCGGAGCTGGCCCAGGGGAAGTTGCTAAAAGATGTCTTCCGGCCTGGGGATGTTTTCTTCAACACTGGGGACCTGCTGGTCTGCGATGACCAGGGCTTTCTCCGCTTCCACGATCGTACTGGAGACACCTTCAG GTGGAAGGGGGAGAATGTGGCCACAACCGAGGTGGCAGAGGTCTTTGAGGCCCTGGATTTTCTTCAGGAGGTGAACGTCTATGGAGTCACTGTGCCAGGTGCCTAG